A window of Armatimonadota bacterium contains these coding sequences:
- a CDS encoding zf-HC2 domain-containing protein, with protein MNCRRVVSLMSAYVDGELTGVEMLEIRRHLGDCADCAEEYESIRLVKQMLFRLDAVKPRADFAASIMTNLDAVEVPRYQKILNCAVHLLHRKLSPVAAALAVSGFALVIMSAGGVDGVRTQPGQQMAMSQYGSYSSDIKYSPNISADSYILTDQPQPLKVRDNVGELTHSNLQLASINVR; from the coding sequence ATGAATTGCAGACGAGTAGTGAGTTTAATGTCCGCTTATGTAGATGGTGAGCTTACAGGTGTGGAAATGCTCGAGATCAGAAGACATCTGGGCGATTGCGCGGATTGCGCCGAAGAATATGAATCGATAAGACTGGTGAAACAGATGCTCTTCAGGCTCGATGCCGTTAAGCCCAGAGCGGATTTTGCCGCTTCAATAATGACAAATCTGGATGCCGTCGAAGTGCCGCGATATCAGAAAATACTCAACTGTGCGGTTCATCTCCTGCACCGGAAACTAAGTCCGGTTGCGGCCGCTCTGGCTGTGTCGGGTTTTGCCCTTGTGATAATGTCTGCCGGTGGGGTTGATGGCGTGCGCACTCAGCCCGGTCAGCAAATGGCTATGTCGCAATACGGCTCGTATTCGTCCGATATCAAATATTCCCCGAATATATCCGCAGACTCATACATCCTGACTGACCAGCCTCAGCCGCTTAAGGTCAGGGATAACGTCGGTGAGCTTACGCATTCAAATCTCCAATTGGCAAGCATCAACGTAAGATAA
- a CDS encoding sigma-70 family RNA polymerase sigma factor produces the protein MVELADTVSDVARSDDRREFDALVERYHKQAYNIAYRMAGNHADAEDLVQDAFIRAFRFFGQYRRELPFDSWLYKIMSNVFIDKLRRKPKAMIRSLDQPVATAEGEVAMDIADKACGPEETVLSREMDSRIQEALDTLPEVFRLTVIYADIEGLSYEEIAEVTDTNIGTVRSRLHRGRRLLRNKLKVYAGQFV, from the coding sequence TTGGTTGAACTTGCTGATACCGTTTCCGACGTGGCTCGGAGCGATGACAGGAGAGAGTTTGACGCGCTTGTCGAACGTTATCATAAGCAGGCGTACAACATAGCATACAGAATGGCCGGCAATCATGCGGACGCGGAGGACCTGGTTCAGGATGCGTTTATTAGGGCATTCAGGTTTTTTGGGCAATATCGACGGGAACTTCCTTTTGATAGCTGGCTATATAAGATAATGTCCAACGTGTTTATAGACAAGCTTCGCCGGAAGCCCAAGGCGATGATCCGGTCACTGGACCAGCCGGTGGCGACTGCCGAGGGCGAGGTGGCGATGGATATCGCGGACAAGGCATGCGGACCTGAGGAGACTGTTCTATCGAGAGAGATGGACAGCCGTATTCAGGAGGCGCTGGACACTTTGCCTGAGGTATTTCGCCTGACGGTGATTTATGCCGATATCGAGGGTTTGTCCTATGAAGAGATCGCGGAGGTTACCGATACTAATATCGGCACTGTCAGGTCGCGATTGCACAGGGGCAGACGGTTATTGAGAAACAAGTTAAAAGTGTATGCTGGTCAGTTTGTGTAA
- a CDS encoding NlpC/P60 family protein — protein sequence MTEKRLSSVLLAIIFVFTSTAAFAGSISYKVKNGDTLWAIAKRYHTSPSKIAAANGVGENATLSLGKNIKIPSKANVPQVKQKAAVKPAYGYAIHTKKDNVCLRKGPGTGSNKISTLSVGTTAKLLATRGAWAKVALSNGTCGYVHRSLITKGQGSASTANNSNVRMACASQASDNLIQTALACRGSRYIRGGTSRGGFDCSGFTRYVFAKYGISLPHSSAAQAGLGTAVSRNSLKSGDLVFFQTYRRGISHVGIYVGGGQFVHAATYGRGVRVDSLNSGYYSSRFRCARRVK from the coding sequence TTGACGGAAAAAAGGCTAAGCAGCGTCTTACTCGCAATTATATTTGTATTTACATCGACCGCAGCTTTTGCAGGCTCGATCTCATATAAAGTCAAGAATGGCGATACTCTATGGGCTATCGCAAAAAGATATCACACCAGCCCAAGTAAAATAGCCGCAGCTAATGGTGTCGGTGAGAATGCAACACTCTCACTCGGCAAGAACATTAAAATTCCTTCAAAAGCCAATGTTCCTCAAGTCAAACAAAAAGCGGCAGTGAAACCGGCATACGGTTACGCGATCCACACAAAGAAAGACAACGTCTGCCTGAGAAAAGGACCGGGGACCGGCAGCAATAAGATATCCACACTCTCAGTCGGAACCACAGCCAAATTGCTTGCAACCAGGGGAGCATGGGCTAAGGTTGCTCTTTCGAATGGAACATGCGGGTATGTGCATAGATCACTTATAACAAAAGGCCAAGGTTCTGCATCAACCGCTAACAACAGCAATGTTAGAATGGCATGCGCAAGCCAGGCAAGTGATAATCTGATACAAACCGCATTGGCTTGCCGTGGCTCCAGATACATACGAGGCGGAACAAGCCGTGGCGGTTTTGACTGCTCAGGCTTTACGCGATACGTATTTGCTAAGTATGGCATTTCTCTTCCCCACTCATCAGCCGCGCAGGCCGGATTAGGCACGGCGGTCTCACGCAACAGTCTAAAGTCGGGTGATTTGGTATTTTTCCAGACATACAGGCGTGGAATATCTCATGTGGGCATTTATGTCGGCGGCGGGCAATTCGTGCATGCAGCCACATACGGCAGAGGTGTCAGAGTCGATTCACTTAACTCGGGATACTACTCCAGCAGATTTCGCTGCGCAAGACGCGTAAAATAA
- the tyrS gene encoding tyrosine--tRNA ligase — translation MLTIDEQFDVIKRGTIEIVPEEGLKAKLKKAQGTGKQLKIKLGLDPTAPYIHLGHGVVLRKMRQFQDFGHEVIIIIGDFTASIGDPSGKSITRPQLTAEEIAENAKTYYDQYCMILDPAKTRVVFNSEWLGKLSFTDVIKIMSKVTVARILERDDFETRLAEGRPISMHELLYPVCQAYDSVFLQSDVEIGGTDQKFNILMGRDLQTQFGQEEQVGLFMPILPGLDGVLKMSKSLGNYVGITEEPKDMFGKLMSIPDDVMPSFYELCTDVPLDEIERIKKNLTDGSMHPMDAKKRLAREIVSIYHSPEAAARAQAEFERVFSQHEVPTDMPEVYVTSLMEDGKVWIVKLLTAANMAPSNSEARRLVQQGGVTIDGEKVAGPSANVEVKDDQVLRAGKLKFARIKL, via the coding sequence ATGCTGACGATTGATGAACAGTTTGATGTGATTAAGCGCGGGACAATTGAGATTGTACCGGAAGAGGGTCTTAAGGCAAAGCTCAAGAAAGCTCAAGGAACCGGCAAGCAACTAAAAATTAAGCTGGGGCTTGACCCGACTGCACCCTATATTCATCTGGGACATGGTGTTGTGCTGCGCAAAATGAGGCAGTTTCAGGACTTCGGACATGAAGTCATCATTATAATAGGCGACTTCACTGCATCTATCGGCGACCCGAGTGGAAAATCAATTACGCGACCGCAGCTCACCGCTGAAGAGATCGCTGAAAACGCCAAGACATACTACGATCAGTACTGCATGATTCTTGACCCAGCCAAGACCAGGGTTGTTTTCAACAGCGAGTGGCTCGGCAAGCTCAGTTTTACGGACGTTATAAAGATCATGTCAAAGGTGACTGTGGCGAGGATTCTCGAAAGAGATGATTTCGAGACGCGACTTGCCGAAGGCCGTCCGATCAGCATGCACGAGCTTCTGTATCCTGTATGCCAGGCATATGATTCCGTGTTTTTGCAATCGGATGTTGAGATAGGTGGGACAGATCAGAAGTTCAATATCCTGATGGGACGCGATCTGCAGACACAGTTTGGTCAGGAAGAACAAGTCGGACTCTTTATGCCGATTCTGCCGGGTCTGGACGGCGTACTCAAGATGTCCAAGTCGCTGGGCAACTATGTGGGAATCACCGAGGAGCCAAAGGATATGTTCGGCAAGCTGATGTCGATACCCGATGATGTTATGCCGAGCTTTTATGAGCTGTGCACTGATGTCCCCCTCGACGAGATCGAGCGGATCAAGAAGAACCTGACGGACGGCTCGATGCACCCGATGGATGCCAAGAAGCGACTCGCACGCGAGATTGTGTCGATTTATCACTCACCCGAAGCGGCTGCACGGGCTCAGGCAGAGTTTGAGCGCGTATTCAGCCAGCATGAGGTTCCAACCGATATGCCGGAGGTCTATGTTACAAGTCTGATGGAAGACGGCAAGGTGTGGATAGTCAAACTTCTTACAGCGGCTAATATGGCTCCATCCAACAGCGAGGCGCGCAGGCTAGTCCAGCAGGGCGGGGTTACGATAGATGGTGAAAAAGTCGCCGGTCCATCGGCTAATGTAGAGGTCAAGGACGACCAGGTGCTGCGCGCAGGCAAGCTCAAATTTGCAAGAATCAAGCTCTAA
- a CDS encoding sigma-70 family RNA polymerase sigma factor, which yields MYTDDSFLVNAVLLGDKDGYGKLVDKYKKMVYGIAWSNLGDVDLSEDAAQETFVKAYTYLGTLREPGKFAGWLARIARNVCGSLGRGIKRENAFHNRLAVLESAEAGPQEEDRESLSQQLWDSFAKLPVIHREALTLFYVEGKSIAEASSALGIAEQTMRTRLHRARTALRTQLEHMLEESLSDMQPSRGFTRSVIVLLPLTPKGATGVGLLAVLGKLSASISFMLWTVAVSALPLWVFYSLFSRLEESSLEDAPQNQTARAMIRRVYRKAAFKTFATVTAFFVLNRFVGPMTAVRIEAVVIGCMFLLVIIGVSPQLLGRIRIPGATSRILMYGVIFAAIVAAAFFDAPDVTGAVAFIVIGIISYFTDPQMPPMWAVSSYNPFSRIAGLPEIDMRLSRKLSKLDLRTFARLLAEMRQVRDYRFEGDTVCLSLFSMSRNPLETIGIVPSRTQMTIGTDGVCTTTISNADLAEQACHTIRYALSLFAEGRIQDVRDIFFLSPDRSSPRVAISIRNHRIIALINIWFGIMFMVDQWAARSKTQQAIIHIPGLVIPLIALAITLYINKRQMSSTQH from the coding sequence ATGTATACAGACGATTCTTTCCTAGTAAACGCTGTCCTGCTAGGTGACAAGGACGGCTATGGGAAACTCGTAGACAAATACAAGAAGATGGTTTACGGCATCGCATGGAGTAATCTTGGTGATGTCGACCTTTCTGAAGACGCTGCCCAGGAGACATTCGTCAAAGCGTATACTTATCTTGGCACGCTCCGCGAACCCGGCAAATTCGCAGGATGGCTGGCAAGGATTGCTCGAAACGTCTGCGGTTCGCTGGGGCGTGGGATAAAGCGTGAGAATGCCTTCCACAATAGATTGGCTGTTCTTGAATCCGCAGAGGCCGGGCCGCAAGAAGAGGACCGCGAGTCTCTATCACAGCAGCTCTGGGACTCCTTTGCCAAGCTACCGGTCATCCACCGCGAGGCGCTGACTCTATTCTACGTGGAAGGCAAGAGTATAGCTGAGGCCTCTTCGGCATTGGGAATAGCCGAGCAAACCATGCGCACAAGACTGCACCGGGCAAGGACCGCGCTGCGCACTCAGCTTGAGCATATGCTGGAAGAATCCCTTTCCGACATGCAGCCGAGCAGAGGTTTCACACGATCAGTCATTGTCTTGCTTCCTCTTACGCCAAAGGGTGCGACCGGAGTCGGCCTCTTGGCTGTTCTCGGAAAACTGTCCGCAAGCATCTCATTTATGTTGTGGACGGTAGCAGTTTCTGCGCTACCTTTATGGGTGTTCTACTCCCTGTTCAGCAGACTCGAAGAGTCCAGCCTGGAAGATGCTCCTCAGAACCAAACAGCCAGAGCGATGATCAGGAGGGTATATAGGAAGGCCGCCTTTAAAACGTTCGCAACCGTCACTGCATTTTTCGTGCTAAATAGATTTGTCGGCCCGATGACTGCAGTGCGAATCGAAGCGGTGGTTATTGGCTGTATGTTTTTGCTTGTAATCATTGGAGTCAGCCCTCAACTACTCGGTCGGATACGCATCCCCGGCGCAACATCGCGCATTCTGATGTACGGAGTCATCTTTGCTGCTATTGTGGCGGCTGCATTCTTCGATGCGCCCGATGTTACCGGTGCGGTGGCGTTTATTGTGATAGGCATCATTAGCTATTTCACTGATCCACAAATGCCGCCAATGTGGGCAGTGAGTAGCTACAATCCGTTCTCGCGCATAGCTGGGCTGCCAGAGATCGATATGCGACTTTCTCGTAAACTGTCGAAGCTTGATCTGCGTACTTTCGCCAGGCTGCTAGCTGAAATGCGGCAGGTGCGCGACTATCGTTTTGAAGGAGATACCGTCTGCCTCTCGCTCTTCAGCATGTCGCGCAATCCATTGGAAACTATCGGCATTGTGCCAAGCCGAACACAGATGACCATTGGGACGGACGGAGTATGCACAACGACTATCAGCAACGCCGATTTGGCAGAGCAGGCCTGCCACACGATAAGATATGCACTGAGTCTCTTTGCCGAGGGACGCATACAGGATGTGCGCGATATTTTTTTCCTCAGTCCGGACCGATCCTCGCCGAGGGTTGCGATCAGCATTCGGAATCATCGGATCATAGCGCTTATAAACATCTGGTTCGGTATCATGTTTATGGTGGATCAATGGGCGGCGCGGTCGAAAACCCAGCAGGCAATCATCCATATACCTGGTCTCGTAATACCTTTGATCGCGCTGGCGATCACACTATATATCAACAAGCGTCAGATGAGTTCGACGCAGCACTGA